Proteins found in one Paralichthys olivaceus isolate ysfri-2021 chromosome 19, ASM2471397v2, whole genome shotgun sequence genomic segment:
- the LOC109641860 gene encoding lactoylglutathione lyase-like isoform X1 — protein MEDRGLSEEDVSAACKEGHAITKDYMMQQTMLRVKDPVRSLDFYTRILGLTFLQKIDFPSMRFTLYFLGYEDKQDIPADIRERTAWTFSRRGTIELTHNWGSETDKKLSYHNGNNQPRGFGHIGICVPDVSAACQLFEDQGVTFVKKPQSGKVKDLAFIQDPDGYWIEIFSARNMVDLMSPSP, from the exons ATGGAGGACAGAGGTCTGTCAGAGGAGGACGTGTCTGCTGCCTGCAAGGAGGGACACGCCATCACCAAG GACTACATGATGCAGCAGACGATGCTGAGGGTCAAAGATCCCGTGAGATCTCTGGACTTCTACACTCGGATCCTGGGCCTGAC GTTTTTGCAGAAAATCGACTTCCCCTCGATGCGCTTCACTCTCTACTTCCTGGGTTACGAGGACAAGCAGGACATCCCTGCTGACATCAGAGAGAGGACAGCGTGGACCTTCTCTCGCCGAGGCACCATCGAGCTCACACA taaCTGGGGATCAGAGACGGATAAAAAACTGTCGTATCACAACGGGAACAACCAACCACGAGGATTTG GTCACATCGGTATCTGTGTCCCTGACGTCTCTGCCGCCTGTCAATTGTTTGAGGATCAGGGTGTAACGTTTGTCAAGAAACCACAGTCGG GTAAAGTCAAGGACTTGGCCTTTATTCAGGATCCTGACGGATACTGGATCGAGATCTTTAGTGCGAGGAACATGGTCGACTTGATGTCCCCGTCACCGTGA
- the LOC109641860 gene encoding lactoylglutathione lyase-like isoform X2, producing the protein MEDYMMQQTMLRVKDPVRSLDFYTRILGLTFLQKIDFPSMRFTLYFLGYEDKQDIPADIRERTAWTFSRRGTIELTHNWGSETDKKLSYHNGNNQPRGFGHIGICVPDVSAACQLFEDQGVTFVKKPQSGKVKDLAFIQDPDGYWIEIFSARNMVDLMSPSP; encoded by the exons ATGGAG GACTACATGATGCAGCAGACGATGCTGAGGGTCAAAGATCCCGTGAGATCTCTGGACTTCTACACTCGGATCCTGGGCCTGAC GTTTTTGCAGAAAATCGACTTCCCCTCGATGCGCTTCACTCTCTACTTCCTGGGTTACGAGGACAAGCAGGACATCCCTGCTGACATCAGAGAGAGGACAGCGTGGACCTTCTCTCGCCGAGGCACCATCGAGCTCACACA taaCTGGGGATCAGAGACGGATAAAAAACTGTCGTATCACAACGGGAACAACCAACCACGAGGATTTG GTCACATCGGTATCTGTGTCCCTGACGTCTCTGCCGCCTGTCAATTGTTTGAGGATCAGGGTGTAACGTTTGTCAAGAAACCACAGTCGG GTAAAGTCAAGGACTTGGCCTTTATTCAGGATCCTGACGGATACTGGATCGAGATCTTTAGTGCGAGGAACATGGTCGACTTGATGTCCCCGTCACCGTGA
- the hey2 gene encoding hairy/enhancer-of-split related with YRPW motif protein 2 isoform X1 — protein MKRPCEDGSSEESDVDEMIDVGCENIYPGHMKMRMMRCGSPTASTQVMARKKRRGIIEKRRRDRINNSLTELRRLVPTAFEKQGSAKLEKAEILQMTVDHLKMMQASGGKGYFDVHALALDFLSLGFRECVTEVSRYLCTVETLDSGDPLRSRLLSHLTSCASHREAAALTAASHSPHQQQPHPFPHPLHPHHWAAAVTAAAAFRHLPPGATPYGPPVSSDVGGGGAPQRLAELSRRSAASSYSAHADSTTSSSPSSSSSSLVLSPLSASLLSLSASFPIALHAGFPVLPPSSFTSSPPSSSSSSQTPLSSSKPYRPWGTEVGAF, from the exons ATGAAGCGTCCGTGTGAGGACGGCAGCTCGGAGGAGAGCGACGTGGACGAGATGATCGATGTGGGCTGTGAGAACATTTATCCAGG ACacatgaagatgaggatgatgagatGTGGATCACCGACGGCCTCCACACAAGTGATGGCGAGGAAGAAACGCAGAGGG ATTATTGAGAAGAGACGCAGAGACAGAATCAACAACAGCTTGACGGAGTTACGGAGACTCGTCCCCACAGCGTTTGAGAAGCAG gGTTCGGCGAAACTGGAGAAAGCAGAAATCCTCCAGATGACCGTCGACCATCTGAAGATGATGCAGGCGAGCGGGGGGAAAG GTTACTTTGACGTCCACGCTCTGGCCCTGGACTTCCTGTCCCTCGGTTTCAGAGAGTGTGTGACGGAGGTTTCCCGCTACCTGTGCACCGTGGAGACCCTGGACTCCGGCGACCCCCTGCGTTCCCGCCTCCTCTCCCACCTCACTTCCTGTGCCTCCCATCGTGAGGCCGCCGCCCTGACAGCCGCCTCCCACTCTCCccatcagcagcagccccaCCCCTtccctcaccccctccaccctcACCACTGGGCCGCTGCAGTCACCGCTGCGGCCGCATTCCGACATCTTCCCCCCGGCGCCACACCGTACGGGCCTCCTGTTTCCTCAGAcgttggaggaggtggagccCCCCAGAGGCTGGCGGAGTTATCGCGGCGCAGTGCGGCCTCCTCTTACTCCGCGCACGCAgactccaccacctcctcctctccttcctcctcctcttcgtctcttgtgctctcccccctctccgcctccctcctctccctctcggCCTCGTTTCCCATCGCCCTCCATGCGGGTTTCCCcgtccttcctccctcctctttcacctccagtcctcccagctcctcctcctcctcccagacTCCCCTCAGCAGCAGTAAACCCTACAGGCCGTGGGGAACCGAGGTCGGAGCGTTCTGA
- the hey2 gene encoding hairy/enhancer-of-split related with YRPW motif protein 2 isoform X2: MKRPCEDGSSEESDVDEMIDVGCENIYPGHMKMRMMRCGSPTASTQVMARKKRRGIIEKRRRDRINNSLTELRRLVPTAFEKQVKLEGSAKLEKAEILQMTVDHLKMMQASGGKGYFDVHALALDFLSLGFRECVTEVSRYLCTVETLDSGDPLRSRLLSHLTSCASHREAAALTAASHSPHQQQPHPFPHPLHPHHWAAAVTAAAAFRHLPPGATPYGPPVSSDVGGGGAPQRLAELSRRSAASSYSAHADSTTSSSPSSSSSSLVLSPLSASLLSLSASFPIALHAGFPVLPPSSFTSSPPSSSSSSQTPLSSSKPYRPWGTEVGAF; encoded by the exons ATGAAGCGTCCGTGTGAGGACGGCAGCTCGGAGGAGAGCGACGTGGACGAGATGATCGATGTGGGCTGTGAGAACATTTATCCAGG ACacatgaagatgaggatgatgagatGTGGATCACCGACGGCCTCCACACAAGTGATGGCGAGGAAGAAACGCAGAGGG ATTATTGAGAAGAGACGCAGAGACAGAATCAACAACAGCTTGACGGAGTTACGGAGACTCGTCCCCACAGCGTTTGAGAAGCAGGTGAAGCTTGAA gGTTCGGCGAAACTGGAGAAAGCAGAAATCCTCCAGATGACCGTCGACCATCTGAAGATGATGCAGGCGAGCGGGGGGAAAG GTTACTTTGACGTCCACGCTCTGGCCCTGGACTTCCTGTCCCTCGGTTTCAGAGAGTGTGTGACGGAGGTTTCCCGCTACCTGTGCACCGTGGAGACCCTGGACTCCGGCGACCCCCTGCGTTCCCGCCTCCTCTCCCACCTCACTTCCTGTGCCTCCCATCGTGAGGCCGCCGCCCTGACAGCCGCCTCCCACTCTCCccatcagcagcagccccaCCCCTtccctcaccccctccaccctcACCACTGGGCCGCTGCAGTCACCGCTGCGGCCGCATTCCGACATCTTCCCCCCGGCGCCACACCGTACGGGCCTCCTGTTTCCTCAGAcgttggaggaggtggagccCCCCAGAGGCTGGCGGAGTTATCGCGGCGCAGTGCGGCCTCCTCTTACTCCGCGCACGCAgactccaccacctcctcctctccttcctcctcctcttcgtctcttgtgctctcccccctctccgcctccctcctctccctctcggCCTCGTTTCCCATCGCCCTCCATGCGGGTTTCCCcgtccttcctccctcctctttcacctccagtcctcccagctcctcctcctcctcccagacTCCCCTCAGCAGCAGTAAACCCTACAGGCCGTGGGGAACCGAGGTCGGAGCGTTCTGA